From a single Xyrauchen texanus isolate HMW12.3.18 chromosome 26, RBS_HiC_50CHRs, whole genome shotgun sequence genomic region:
- the LOC127619751 gene encoding HEPACAM family member 2-like — protein MECVGVTMFLLMCTLFLAVHGTDSEYISLEPTQHGRKGDSMLLKVETHFNSQNVTFQGTWYKTKPIYTHLATFTKSNVILNMRLKSNTVINLPNVSLYIEHLDEDAEGEYQMEINIIFPGSSKPVPVTKTVTVTVNVPVSIPTVSKTPDSELVEDRDNVTLTCSVESGTHVHYKWLRNNNLVGLSDRYTFSQDNSTLVINPVKKEDIGQYVCEAKNHISIELSKQTDLSVFYGPYNLAVNSDQGLKTGGVFTVNPGELVFFECLADSNPPNTCVWISKTKNGTEVLMTGPRFEVTSYELAQAKEFLCRAFNNVTKKQDETEFTLVVASLGKGREKHIQEGSALSLLSLITIASVVIIVCMMFVLLRKSCRPRRIIKTMYRRPTTEQRGLHRSGHEDATEDFGIYEFVSVPGKMESTQASCRSLARFDSVKDLHTTIYDVIRHVPETPTLSLLK, from the exons ATGGAATGTGTTGGAGTCACCATGTTTCTTCTCATGTGCACCTTATTTCTCGCTGTTCATG GTACGGACTCTGAATACATTTCGCTGGAGCCCACTCAACATGGGAGAAAGGGGGACTCTATGCTCCTCAAAGTGGAAACTCATTTCAATTCCCAGAATGTGACGTTCCAGGGGACCTGGTACAAGACAAAGCCCATTTACACTCATTTGGCCACTTTCACCAAGAGCAATGTTATCCTAAATATGCGCCTAAAGAGCAATACAGTAATCAACCTGCCTAATGTCTCACTGTATATTGAGCACCTGGATGAGGACGCAGAGGGGGAATACCAGATGGAGATTAATATCATTTTCCCAGGAAGCTCCAAGCCAGTGCCTGTCACAAAGACAGTGACAGTCACAGTCAATG TACCTGTATCCATCCCCACTGTTAGCAAGACCCCTGACTCAGAACTCGTGGAAGACAGGGACAATGTGACACTGACTTGCTCTGTTGAAAGTGGGACACATGTTCATTACAAATGGCTGAGGAACAACAATTTGGTAGGCCTTAGTGATCGGTATACTTTCTCACAAGACAATAGCACGCTTGTTATAAATCCTGTCAAGAAAGAAGACATCGGCCAATACGTCTGTGAGGCCAAAAACCACATCAGCATTGAGCTAAgcaaacagactgatctcagtgTGTTCT ATGGACCTTATAACCTGGCAGTAAATTCTGACCAGGGTCTGAAAACAGGAGGGGTGTTTACAGTGAACCCAGGGGAACTGGTCTTTTTTGAGTGTCTTGCGGATTCAAACCCTCCAAACACCTGTGTCTGGATCTCAAAGACAAAGAACGGCACAGAGGTTCTTATGACTGGGCCAAGGTTTGAAGTGACATCGTATGAGTTAGCCCAAGCTAAAGAGTTCTTGTGTAGAGCATTCAACAATGTGACAAAGAAGCAGGATGAGACTGAGTTCACGCTGGTGGTGGCCAGTCTTGGCAAAG GAAGAGAGAAACATATTCAGGAAGGGAGTGCCCTGTCTCTCTTGTCTTTGATTACAATCGCTTCAGTGGTCATCATTGTGTGCATGATGTTTGTGCTCCTAAGGAAGAGCTGCCGTCCAAGAAGAA TTATAAAGACTATGTACAGGCG TCCTACGACAGAGCAGAGAGGACTGCACCGCTCTG GTCATGAAGATGCAACTGAAGACTTTGGCATCTATGAATTTGTCTCCGTACCTGGGAAAATGGAATCAACACAG GCATCCTGCAGGTCTTTGGCACGGTTCGATTCAGTCAAAGATTTGCATACCACCATCTATGATGTCATCAGACATGTGCCTGAAACTCCAACACTGAGTCTgttgaaatga